CATCGTAATGCGTGCAAGTagaatggccatggcagtaGACGCTACGGCATTTTCACATTCAATTGGCACATGGCCCTGCCAGTGGTCCTCTTCATATGCCGCATCAGGATAAATGTGGCGACAACAGTGTTTGATCCAGTCCGGTCTTCTCCTGGGACATGCCGCGATAACGTGCCCTCTCTCAGCCGGGCCTTGCATCGCGTCCGTGGAACAAGGCACACGGCAGTGAGGCCGGTGTAGATGCCGGGGCCCTCGGAAAGAATGGCGTACCGACCCCCAAGGGGAGCCATCTTCAACTTGGGCTTTttgtgatgatgatgatggtgatgatgatgaaggtcCCAACTTTGGACTCGACTTGTGCTAACTCTAAATGGGCAAGGTGCCGTTCGTTGGCCACGGTCCAATGACATGGGCAATCCAATTCAACCCCACGCCATCCGACACCACCGTCACCACGATAGACGGAATCGCGCGACAGATTCCAAACGGCAAGACAACGGGCTCTGATTGTCCATGACTCGAGCCAAAACACCTCGCCGCCACCCaagcaacatttgaagtttGAGAGACCAAGGGCGCGGGAGCAAGCCGGGCGCAGAGCAGCGGCCCAAGTTCCCCATCACCGGCAAACCACGTTACCGAAGCCAGCGTCGTCGGATTCCTTCCAGTCAGCCATGGGTCTCCTTTCCAAAACCGTCTTCTCGTCGCTCGTGGCGACCACCAGTCTCGCGGCCTACCTGGCCGCCAAGAACCCCGTCCTCTCGCCCCTCGCAGCGTCCGACCCGATCTGGACGTCGAAGCTGTTCAAGCGATACAACCCGTCCGCCAACCCCGCGACCCAGGACGTGTGCATCAAGCGCCTGCCGCTCGACAGGATCCGACCCGAGCTTCTCAAAAACCCGGGCGATCTCGTCCTAGAATACTGCCGCGGCGTCTGGTCCGGCTACGGTAAGCTCTGGCCGCACGCGCCTGCACCCTCGACCACGGGCTAACATTGGCATCATCACGTCAGGCTTCGAGGCGCAGCGCCGCTATCTCGAGTGGAAGTACCGCGGGCCCGAGACGAGCGCGGACCTGTGGACGAGGGAGCAGCTCTCCCGGAGCGCGTACGACGAGGGGACCTGCATCGCGGACCACTTCGAGGTTGTGGAAAAGACGGCCACGTCCATCACGGTGCGGTGCGGCGACTCCCCCCGCGTCCGGGGCCcgcgaggcggcgacggcctgTTTGTCATTGGCGCCGTGGTGGACGACGCGCGGGCCGAGGTCGAGCTCACGCTGAAGAGCTGCTTGTTCGCGAGCCAGGGCAAAGTGTTGGGGGTCAAGGGACCGATGCCGCCTTGGATGGAGGAGCTGCATCAGTGGTATGCGCGCATCTGGTCCGAGTCTGGGTCGCGGCGGCTGTTGAAGTGACGATGGAGCGACACATGGGGACGTGCATGACGGGATTTTTGCATGCCTTGGTACGTACTGTATGAAACGGACTGGAGTAATTTGTATTTGATGGCTCAACCGTGtttggcagccttggtgaCCGGACCTGCACCGCCCAGTTAGTTTGTCATGTAGGGCACTGCAATGATACTGCTGCGACATGTACccttggtgatggtgtcTGTCATCGGATGAAACATGTTGGACGCCTTGTCTGGAAAGTGATTTGGACTGCAGTGCCGTCGTAcggcatacggagtattgacTGATAGTCTAAGGGCCTTGGACGGCGCAACACCAGCACAAGAAGCAGGTGGCTGTTGACGGCAAATTGATGTCTCACCGACTGCCATATAGCCAATCGTTGGGCCATCCAAGTGTCCAAGTGCCCGTGTGTCACACCGCGTTTTCCGCGCCTTGTTGTTGCACAGCGGGCATATCGGCCTCGCCATGTTCAGAAGGATGTGCTGGCCTGAAGCCTTTGGACACATGTCGTCCGTTTCCCAGATGGGCTTTGGCACGTAGCAAACGAGGTCTATATGCCAGATTGCTCACTGCCGCCGCGTACCAGCATCGCCTCCAACCATGTTTGCTCCTGCAGCCACGGGCCGCATCTTGACCAGCCGACAAGCTGAAGAGCTGTGCGTCTGCATCACGATTTGCGACCGAGATGTGCACTAAAGCCTCCCTAGGCACAAATCCATCATTGCCTACCTGTCGGCGAACGACAAGCACGTCACCTCGGATACGCTCCGCAAGGAGCTTGGCCTCGACGAGAATGTATTCACTGCCGACGTGACCAAGAAGTACGAAAATTTGCTCGAGAAGAAATGGACGAGCACGGTTCGATTGCAGAGAAAGGCAGGTAACTGCGCAGGCGCGCCATATGCCCCTTGGCCATCCAAAGCCGGATACATCTAGCAGCTAACCTGCTCCCGTCCATGTCATAGATTATGGATCTTGAATCTCGAAACGCCGCCTTGCAATCGGACATTGACCGCACCATTCAGGCAACCTCGAAGCGACAGGACCCTTCCTGCTGGCTGCCCGAATCGCCGCGATATTCACTGCAGGGCCACCAGGGCGCGATAAATTGCGTCGCTTTCCACCCCAAGTTTTCCTCCCTTGCCTCCGGATCAGACGACTGCACAATCAAAATATGGGACTGGGAATTCGGCGAGCTGGAAAAGACCATCAAGGGCCACACGCAGGCGGTCCGAGGCGTCGACTATGGCGGTCCGCACGGCGGCACTCTTCTTGCGTCGTGTAGTTCCGATCTCACCATCAAGCTCTGGGACCCTGCAGACGACTACAAGAACATCCGCACCCTATACGGCCACGATCACAGCATCTGCTCCGTCCGTTTTGTGCCCTCTAGCCATCTGGAATGGGGCCCTCGACAActcgccagcgccagcggtGATCGCACAATCAAGCTGTGGAATGTCGAAAACGGCCACTGTGTCTATACACTGCGCGGCCACACCGATTGGGTCCGGTCGATATATCCATCTGCCGACGGCCGAATCCTCTTGTCGGCGGGCAACGACCGCACGGCTCGCCTGTGGGATATATCCGCCGCGAGCCCCGAGAGCACGCTGACCCTCGTCGGCCACGCTCTCGGCATCAATTGCTGTGCTCTCGCGCCGGCATCTTCACACCCGTacttggcggccgtggctcCGTCCAAAGAACCGGCCGTGTCTGGCGGTGCGGCCGAGTTTATTGCCACCGGCTCCCGCGACAATACCATCATGATATGGGATGCGCAGGGAACGTGCGTACGGACGTTGGTCGGCCACGACAGCTGGGTGACTGCGATTGTGTTTCACCCCGGTGGCAGGTATCTGCTTTCCGTGGCCGACGACAAGACCTTGCGGTGCTGGGACTTGGCGCAGGGCCAGTGCGTCAAGGTGTTGGAGGGCATTCACGAGCAATTCATCACTTGTCTACAGTGGGTTCCGCAAGTGGCAAGCGGCGGCGTGTCTGCGTCTACCGGCGATGGCTTGGGTGCGGCGCCGATGAGTGCAAAAGTGAAGACGGGCGCGGAGGTCCAGATTCGCTGCGTTGCTGCGACGGCAAGCATGGACATGACTATCAAAATATTTGCGGGCTGACGGCGCGAAAGGGGTCGTGGTGGGATATGAAGTCGGGTCTAGTTTGCCGTTGAAGTAACTCGGGAATCATGGTCCATAGGCtacggtttttttttattttttgggAGTATTCCAAGTTGATTGTTTTATAAACACTTCCCCTCTGCTTGCTTCTTACGTGTGGCCTTGGTTCTTGTTGATGAACCTTTATAAAGTTGTACCTAAAAGAAATATTCACATTTCACTTAGATGGAATTACAGGGCTAGCGATATGGGATCTTCTGCCAAGTGCTTGTTTTACTTCATTTACAAGTATATCTGATCTTTGTCCTCATATACCTCCACCATAAGGGCATGGCCATTCGCCGCCGCATCAAGTCATTTTAAGCCTCCACAGCCCAAGTCAAGCAGGCCACAGCTCAGCAGTATTTCAGGCTACTATTTAGAACCGAAAATTGAATTGAAATGTGAATCGATAGAGTTTGAAAGCGCCCATCAAAAAACCTTTATGTACTGAGAGGAAATTAGTCTGCTTTCCCAGACTTTCCCTCCCTTCCGACTTGTACTCACCCCGGATGGTCATGCTGCCTCGAACCACAGACACATGCCAAGTAAAGTCTAGGAAAAGTCGTAGGTCTAGTGCATGTCAGCATGTCCTTCCCAAAACAAGGCATGGGCAAATCGTACCAGGTCGTACCACGAAACGCCCGCGTAGGTAGCCGCGCTCTTGCCATGGTTCTTGAAGCCGAGTTTCTCATAGTAGGGGACAAGCCTTTCGTATGTCAGGATCGAAATCCTCTCGACACCATCTAGTTTCTTTACTTGCTCGATATATTTCCCCATCAGGAGCTTGCCCAGCCCCTGCCTTTGGTAGTCGGGTGAAACGGCGAGAGAGTGCAGCGCGATACTGGTCCCGGACGGCTGATGCCCGGCGTCGGCCACGACTCTCGGGTTCGTCTTCCAGTCCTTGGGATAGTCCATATCCTGGTCGACTATGAGCGTTGCCCTGGCCTTGGTCGCAATCGTGTGAGCAACCAATatgccgtccttgtcctgcGCCTCGGCAGACGAGAGGACCCGGACTGTGCTCGGATCGGGCGCCGCCGCATCGGAGTTTCTGAGAAACAGCCCGTAACAAAGCTCCGGGCAGCTAGAAAGCCTGTAGTCAATCTTGATGAATGAGACGTTAATCGCTGGTTCCGTTGCTAGGTTCAGTGACCGGGAGCTGCGGTACCTTTTCGTATGTCGCAGCCTCCGACGGCGGAAAGGCGGCAGACTCTAGGGCCGCGCACCGATCCAGATCCAGAGAGGACAAGGGACGAATGTAGGCCGTCATGGTTGGAGATTTGAAGGACTCGGTGGCGAGTTGCGGGAGGAGGTATGGGCCGCCTTGACATGGAGCACTGGCACGTAGGTTTCGAGCCCAAggttgacgacgatgacacACGGCGACACCAGCACGTCCGAGACCGCACGGATTCCATCCATGGCCAGCTCCGCAAGATCTGGGGAACGGAGCAATGGAATGGTGATGAGCCAGATGAGCCCCACAATGTGAGACTTTTGAGTTCAGACCATGCTCGGGCCGGCTGATGGTGGAAGCTTaggtgacgatgatgaggggCGTGTACTGCGTACATATGTCGACGGTATTCTGGACGGGAAATCAGCCTAGCTTCCTGATTGTGTCTGGATGAATGTGGGCTTATAACGTGGAGGATAAACACCCCAAGCTCGTGAGTCGAGCATCCACCCCCGTGCGGCGTGGAATGTCGCCCTGCAACGTGCCAATTTATGGAGAAGCCGTTGCGAACCAGCCGTCAGGGACATGAAATATCCATGTCTGCATATTGGTTGCTTTGGCGCGTCAAAAGCCAACACCCGGACAACCCATGGTCACAAAGGTACTTGAAAGTTTCCATAACAACATCAAGTGTCAACGTCCTGAGCACAGCACAAACGCCGCCATTTAAATATTCTGACATGAAACTCCTCAAACGTCACGGTGCAACGTGGCAGTCAATACAGGAACACCCAAATCATCAAGTTCAATGTATCTATCCCCAGAGACTGTTATAGTGAAGAAGCGAAAACTTT
The Metarhizium brunneum chromosome 7, complete sequence genome window above contains:
- the PAC1-2 gene encoding Nuclear distribution protein PAC1-2; this translates as MFAPAATGRILTSRQAEELHKSIIAYLSANDKHVTSDTLRKELGLDENVFTADVTKKYENLLEKKWTSTIMDLESRNAALQSDIDRTIQATSKRQDPSCWLPESPRYSLQGHQGAINCVAFHPKFSSLASGSDDCTIKIWDWEFGELEKTIKGHTQAVRGVDYGGPHGGTLLASCSSDLTIKLWDPADDYKNIRTLYGHDHSICSVRFVPSSHLEWGPRQLASASGDRTIKLWNVENGHCVYTLRGHTDWVRSIYPSADGRILLSAGNDRTARLWDISAASPESTLTLVGHALGINCCALAPASSHPYLAAVAPSKEPAVSGGAAEFIATGSRDNTIMIWDAQGTCVRTLVGHDSWVTAIVFHPGGRYLLSVADDKTLRCWDLAQGQCVKVLEGIHEQFITCLQWVPQVASGGVSASTGDGLGAAPMSAKVKTGAEVQIRCVAATASMDMTIKIFAG
- the PAA1 gene encoding Polyamine N-acetyltransferase 1 produces the protein MTAYIRPLSSLDLDRCAALESAAFPPSEAATYEKIDYRLSSCPELCYGLFLRNSDAAAPDPSTVRVLSSAEAQDKDGILVAHTIATKARATLIVDQDMDYPKDWKTNPRVVADAGHQPSGTSIALHSLAVSPDYQRQGLGKLLMGKYIEQVKKLDGVERISILTYERLVPYYEKLGFKNHGKSAATYAGVSWYDLTYDFS